One Nitrospira sp. DNA segment encodes these proteins:
- a CDS encoding acyltransferase, producing MSAFAVLVWHYQHFSFVAYNSTAFVAAQQPFYSILRVFYDYGFYGVQFFWCVSGFIFLGKYGGPIAHKIVSGRQFFVLRFSRLYPLHLATLLLVAFLQVLYFQYHHYYFVNPTNDSAHFVLHLFFASNWGFERVYSFNGPIWSISVEVLVYAFFFVTVRCVGTSPVLNIGILILCVLARKMRIDLPILDCLGFFYSGGLSALALQHLEKTRYRRFLRALSLGVAVFVPITVYMLEVSVPKYVVHFALMAYIPTLLYCAASDLNAGPRMQHIISAAGSLTYSSYLIHFPLQLLIALCFSYFNALIPFYSPSFFVAFMAATLMCSRLIYRYFEMPAQTYIRDRCGAAPISGIDWPLPIWSRYR from the coding sequence TTGTCAGCGTTTGCGGTTCTCGTCTGGCATTATCAACACTTTTCATTTGTTGCCTACAACTCAACCGCATTCGTGGCAGCACAACAACCATTCTACTCAATCTTACGAGTGTTTTATGACTATGGCTTTTATGGGGTTCAATTTTTCTGGTGTGTGAGCGGGTTTATCTTTTTGGGAAAATATGGTGGACCTATAGCCCACAAGATCGTGAGCGGGAGACAATTTTTTGTGTTGCGGTTTTCTCGGCTGTATCCGCTCCATCTCGCGACACTGCTCCTGGTGGCATTTCTCCAAGTTTTATACTTTCAGTACCATCACTATTATTTCGTGAATCCGACTAATGATTCCGCACACTTCGTCTTGCACTTATTTTTCGCCAGCAACTGGGGCTTTGAACGAGTGTATAGTTTTAACGGTCCCATATGGTCGATATCGGTTGAGGTACTCGTCTATGCGTTCTTCTTTGTCACAGTCCGTTGTGTCGGCACGTCGCCCGTCCTCAACATCGGCATCCTCATCCTCTGCGTGCTTGCCAGAAAAATGCGGATTGATTTGCCAATACTGGACTGCCTTGGTTTCTTTTACAGTGGCGGATTGTCCGCGCTGGCGTTACAGCACCTGGAGAAAACCAGATATCGGAGATTTCTGAGAGCGCTTTCTCTTGGGGTAGCAGTGTTTGTTCCGATCACCGTGTACATGCTTGAGGTGTCTGTGCCTAAGTACGTTGTTCATTTCGCTTTAATGGCGTACATCCCAACGCTACTCTATTGCGCCGCAAGCGATCTGAATGCTGGTCCCAGAATGCAACACATTATTAGCGCCGCTGGAAGCTTGACCTATTCCAGCTACCTCATTCACTTCCCCCTTCAACTCCTGATAGCGTTATGTTTCAGTTATTTCAATGCACTCATTCCGTTTTATAGTCCGAGCTTCTTCGTCGCATTCATGGCAGCAACGCTCATGTGTTCAAGGTTGATTTATCGCTATTTCGAAATGCCCGCCCAAACCTATATTCGAGACAGATGCGGTGCTGCTCCGATCTCCGGGATTGATTGGCCCCTGCCCATCTGGAGTCGGTATCGATAG
- a CDS encoding GNAT family N-acetyltransferase yields the protein MSAFGLESALVRADKALADRRVFQLSKSKWTEFLEALDAPTRPLAQIQHLLTEPGFFDAPAPPSSKANRHIEKLQQHHAIETFDCGREALNLFLQQYALQNQHNGGSQTYVGLADHTVIAYYALAVRSVEQHHAPDRVKKGLGKHAIPIMLLARLAVDLRWQKQGVGAALLKDATLRTLQTADIAGIRALVVHAKDESARKFYERFDFLPSPSDPLHLFILLKDIQKILS from the coding sequence GTGAGCGCATTTGGCCTTGAAAGTGCATTGGTTCGCGCAGATAAAGCATTGGCGGATCGCCGAGTGTTCCAGCTGAGTAAATCGAAATGGACTGAATTCTTGGAGGCGCTTGATGCCCCCACTCGCCCCCTCGCTCAGATACAGCATTTATTGACCGAGCCGGGCTTCTTCGATGCGCCCGCTCCACCAAGCTCTAAAGCCAATAGGCATATCGAGAAACTTCAACAGCATCACGCGATCGAAACATTCGACTGTGGGCGGGAAGCCCTCAATCTCTTCCTCCAGCAGTACGCACTACAGAACCAGCACAACGGAGGGTCGCAAACCTATGTGGGGTTGGCCGATCATACCGTGATCGCTTACTACGCTCTCGCTGTAAGGTCTGTGGAGCAACATCATGCTCCAGATCGAGTAAAGAAAGGACTGGGAAAACATGCCATTCCTATCATGCTGCTTGCACGGCTAGCTGTAGACCTCCGCTGGCAGAAACAAGGAGTCGGGGCCGCGCTATTAAAAGATGCCACGTTGCGAACTCTTCAGACTGCCGATATTGCCGGAATTCGTGCCCTGGTAGTTCACGCAAAAGATGAGAGTGCGAGGAAGTTTTATGAACGCTTCGATTTCCTCCCCTCACCGAGCGATCCGTTACACTTGTTCATTCTTCTCAAAGACATTCAGAAGATACTTTCATAA
- a CDS encoding transposase, with protein MVPTGGLREVLTQLANTRRDEGALDERESFIDATFAAAKGGGEAIGLTKRGKGVKVLAIVDRHGLPLSVSTHAANHHEVTLVQLSFDFYMLEAKPEHLIGDWAYDSDGLDADLHQDGVNLIAPHQAGYRYAGPLDHF; from the coding sequence GTGGTGCCAACAGGAGGTCTGCGAGAGGTCCTCACCCAGCTGGCGAACACGCGGCGTGACGAAGGGGCCCTTGATGAACGCGAGAGTTTCATCGACGCCACGTTTGCGGCGGCCAAGGGCGGCGGCGAGGCCATTGGCCTCACGAAGCGCGGCAAGGGCGTGAAAGTCCTGGCGATTGTGGATCGGCACGGTCTGCCCCTCTCCGTGAGCACACATGCGGCGAATCATCATGAGGTCACCCTGGTGCAACTCAGTTTCGACTTCTACATGCTCGAGGCCAAGCCCGAGCATCTCATCGGGGATTGGGCGTATGACAGCGATGGCCTCGATGCCGACCTCCACCAAGATGGTGTGAACCTGATCGCGCCGCATCAAGCAGGCTATCGATATGCCGGACCTTTGGATCATTTTTGA
- a CDS encoding molybdopterin oxidoreductase family protein has protein sequence MNLSRRQFLRVSAGTAAAAAIGDQALVLAAQQPVITVGKPQAQELGVSKELRVLVKREDHMQPRIDTNLSIKGEPDKWVHSACVLCANGCGLDIAVKDGRIVGVRGAVDHPVNFGHLGPKGEHGWVANNSKARGTTPMIRRTKGAPLQPVCWAEAMDLFTERFNAARQKGHQNLACYNSGQLMVEELYTLGKMWRGGLQSANIDGNTRLCTATAATGCMANFGVDGPVASYADVDQADLLCLYGHNVAEVHTVLWERMLAAKQKNGGRIIVADPRRTPTVRQGADLHLQLRVGTNAALLNGIIHLLIARGRVNRDFVAKHTVGFEQLDAIVREYPPQRVAEICGIPRQDLETATEWIGSTPRVVSTTAMGVYQSVEATAASSLVNTVHLLMGAIGKPGAGPLLMAGQPSAMSNRETGAGGSYPAYRNPHNTAQMRDLCEHWKLDFDTFYHDVPKDLVSMLEAAERGEIEFMWVIGTNPLVSAPDQNRTERIMRRPFVVVQDPFLDAETVDLADIYFPSAMWGEKTGCITNADRSVNYLMKAVDPPGKARSDFDLFVEVANRLGFKDRYGAPLISFKEPKDAFEEWRKVSKGRPCDYSGMTYELILEMGAVRWPCNEQHPRGSERLYEDLKFWTGIDECETYGANFLTGNPNTRGDYEKIDPKGKAFLKPVHWRPHPNPTSDEYPFLLNTGRVVYHFHTRTKTARAMALNERAPHAYVEIHPTDADRLKIQLGDLVEITSPHGRWEGPAMVVDTVRPGEVFVPFHYGHRSNAANQHTWYAKDPVSGQPHLKSSPVAVRRLSFGEPEPWLLARLAELNGTSTEPFAAREFGGTVNRAVHAKL, from the coding sequence ATGAACTTATCGCGAAGACAATTCCTAAGAGTCTCTGCAGGGACTGCAGCGGCTGCGGCCATTGGTGATCAGGCCTTAGTGCTGGCGGCGCAGCAGCCGGTGATCACGGTGGGGAAGCCACAGGCGCAGGAACTTGGTGTGTCGAAGGAACTTCGCGTGCTGGTGAAGCGGGAGGATCACATGCAACCCAGGATCGACACCAATCTCAGCATCAAAGGCGAACCGGACAAGTGGGTGCACTCGGCCTGCGTATTGTGCGCCAACGGCTGCGGCCTTGACATCGCGGTAAAGGACGGCCGGATCGTGGGTGTCCGTGGGGCCGTCGATCACCCGGTCAATTTCGGGCACCTTGGTCCGAAGGGCGAACACGGTTGGGTGGCGAACAACTCGAAAGCCCGAGGCACCACCCCGATGATCCGCCGGACGAAAGGCGCTCCGCTGCAGCCGGTGTGCTGGGCGGAAGCTATGGACCTCTTCACTGAACGATTCAACGCCGCGCGGCAAAAGGGGCACCAGAACCTGGCCTGCTACAATTCCGGGCAACTGATGGTCGAAGAGCTGTACACGCTGGGGAAGATGTGGCGGGGTGGCCTGCAGTCGGCCAACATCGACGGCAACACCCGCCTGTGCACCGCGACCGCCGCCACCGGCTGCATGGCCAATTTTGGCGTGGACGGCCCCGTGGCGTCCTATGCCGATGTGGATCAGGCCGACCTGCTGTGCCTCTACGGCCACAATGTCGCCGAGGTGCATACTGTGCTCTGGGAACGCATGCTGGCCGCAAAACAGAAGAACGGCGGGCGTATCATCGTCGCCGATCCGCGTCGGACACCGACTGTGCGACAGGGTGCTGACCTGCACCTCCAATTGCGCGTCGGGACGAATGCCGCGCTCCTGAATGGCATCATTCATCTGCTGATCGCGCGTGGTCGGGTGAACCGTGACTTTGTGGCCAAGCACACGGTCGGGTTCGAGCAGCTTGACGCGATCGTCCGCGAGTATCCACCCCAGCGCGTGGCCGAAATCTGCGGCATTCCCCGGCAGGATCTTGAAACGGCAACCGAGTGGATCGGCAGTACTCCGCGTGTGGTGTCAACCACAGCAATGGGAGTCTACCAGAGTGTCGAAGCCACAGCCGCGTCCTCGTTGGTGAACACGGTGCATTTGCTTATGGGGGCGATCGGCAAGCCCGGCGCCGGCCCCTTGCTGATGGCCGGCCAGCCCTCCGCGATGTCCAACCGGGAGACGGGGGCGGGGGGCTCCTACCCCGCTTATCGCAACCCCCACAACACAGCGCAGATGCGCGACCTGTGCGAGCACTGGAAGCTGGACTTTGACACATTTTATCATGATGTCCCCAAAGACCTTGTCTCCATGCTTGAGGCCGCCGAACGGGGCGAAATCGAGTTCATGTGGGTAATCGGCACAAATCCGCTCGTGAGCGCGCCCGATCAGAACCGTACCGAACGTATTATGCGGCGTCCCTTTGTGGTGGTTCAGGACCCATTCTTGGATGCCGAGACGGTGGATCTGGCCGACATCTACTTCCCGTCGGCGATGTGGGGCGAGAAGACGGGCTGCATCACCAACGCAGACCGGAGCGTCAACTACCTCATGAAGGCCGTCGATCCGCCGGGGAAAGCGCGGAGCGATTTCGACCTCTTTGTCGAGGTCGCCAACCGGCTGGGTTTCAAGGACCGATATGGCGCACCATTGATCTCATTCAAGGAACCAAAGGATGCGTTCGAGGAATGGCGCAAGGTGTCAAAAGGCCGGCCCTGCGACTACTCCGGGATGACCTATGAATTGATCTTGGAAATGGGCGCGGTCCGCTGGCCCTGTAACGAGCAGCATCCTCGTGGGTCCGAGCGTCTCTATGAGGATCTCAAATTCTGGACCGGCATTGACGAGTGCGAAACGTACGGTGCCAATTTCCTGACCGGCAACCCGAACACTCGTGGCGACTACGAGAAGATCGACCCGAAAGGGAAGGCATTCCTGAAGCCGGTGCACTGGCGGCCGCATCCGAACCCGACATCTGATGAGTACCCGTTCCTGCTCAACACCGGGCGTGTCGTCTATCATTTTCACACCCGCACGAAGACAGCCCGAGCGATGGCGCTGAACGAACGGGCGCCGCATGCCTATGTCGAAATTCATCCCACCGACGCCGACCGCTTGAAGATCCAGCTGGGTGATCTGGTTGAGATCACATCCCCGCACGGCCGTTGGGAAGGCCCGGCAATGGTGGTCGATACGGTCCGGCCTGGGGAAGTGTTCGTGCCGTTCCATTACGGCCACCGTTCCAATGCCGCGAACCAACACACCTGGTACGCGAAGGATCCGGTCAGCGGTCAGCCGCATCTGAAATCGTCGCCGGTTGCAGTCCGGCGGCTGAGTTTCGGGGAGCCCGAGCCATGGCTGCTGGCACGGCTCGCGGAACTGAATGGAACATCCACAGAGCCTTTCGCCGCCCGAGAGTTCGGCGGCACGGTCAACCGCGCGGTTCACGCGAAATTGTAA
- a CDS encoding FAD-dependent oxidoreductase, with protein sequence MTEDSSSPAGPDFAQGVPLADLSESGMVTGQVGDEPVLLVHQGGELSAIGAACTHYGAPLAEGLLVGDTIRCPWHHACFSLRTGQALRSPALDDLKCWRVERRDGRAFVREALPTARPPKLAGAGLPESVVIIGGGAAGNAAAETLRREGYRGPVTMLSADRSVPYDRPNLSKEYLAGNAQAEWIPLRSPKFYLDHDIDVRCNSRVVKLDPAQRALTLSDGRRVTYGAALLATGAEPNRLTVPGATLPHVRVLRTLADCDAMIARMGTTHHCVVVGASFIGLEVAASLRARGLEVRVVAPDARPMERILGAAIGDMVKALHESHGVVFHLGSTVAEIDAHRVRLSTGVELDADLVLTGIGVHPEVALATDAGLAMDRGVVVDAFLQTSIPNIYAAGDIARWPDRRTGDNIRVEHWVVAERQGVVAARNILGQRQRFEAVPFFWSRHYDTTIHYVGHAEQWDRMDIDGDPAAHDCTVTYWRNTKRLAVATVGRSLDSLRAEVAFEQEASL encoded by the coding sequence ATGACCGAAGACTCATCATCACCGGCCGGACCCGATTTCGCTCAGGGCGTTCCGTTAGCGGATCTCAGTGAAAGCGGTATGGTGACAGGCCAGGTCGGGGACGAGCCGGTCCTGCTCGTGCATCAGGGCGGAGAGCTGTCTGCCATCGGTGCGGCATGCACGCACTATGGGGCACCGCTGGCCGAGGGCCTCCTGGTCGGCGATACGATCCGATGCCCGTGGCATCATGCCTGCTTCAGTCTTCGTACAGGCCAGGCGCTCCGATCCCCTGCGTTGGATGATCTGAAATGCTGGCGCGTGGAGCGGCGTGACGGTCGCGCTTTTGTGCGCGAAGCGCTGCCGACGGCGCGGCCACCAAAACTAGCGGGAGCCGGGCTTCCTGAATCAGTGGTGATCATCGGCGGCGGCGCCGCCGGCAATGCGGCGGCCGAGACGTTGCGGCGGGAAGGCTATCGCGGTCCCGTCACTATGCTGAGTGCCGATCGTTCAGTGCCGTACGATCGGCCGAATCTGTCAAAGGAATATCTTGCCGGGAACGCGCAAGCCGAGTGGATTCCTTTGCGGTCTCCGAAGTTCTATCTGGATCATGACATCGATGTGAGATGCAACAGCCGCGTGGTCAAGCTGGACCCTGCACAAAGGGCCCTCACTCTCTCCGATGGCCGCCGGGTCACCTATGGGGCAGCACTGCTCGCCACAGGTGCCGAACCCAACCGGCTCACGGTTCCCGGCGCAACCTTGCCGCACGTGCGCGTGCTGCGCACGCTAGCGGACTGCGACGCCATGATCGCACGAATGGGTACCACACATCACTGCGTCGTGGTTGGCGCGAGTTTCATCGGCCTTGAAGTCGCGGCGTCATTGCGAGCGCGTGGATTGGAAGTCCGTGTCGTCGCTCCCGACGCACGCCCCATGGAGCGCATCCTCGGCGCCGCGATCGGCGACATGGTGAAGGCTCTTCATGAATCACATGGGGTCGTCTTTCATCTCGGATCCACCGTTGCGGAAATCGACGCGCATCGTGTCAGGCTATCGACCGGCGTAGAATTGGACGCCGATCTGGTGCTCACAGGAATCGGCGTCCATCCCGAAGTGGCCTTGGCGACGGACGCCGGTCTTGCGATGGATCGCGGGGTGGTGGTCGACGCATTCCTGCAAACGAGTATCCCGAACATCTATGCGGCCGGCGATATTGCCCGTTGGCCGGATCGCAGAACGGGAGACAACATTCGTGTGGAACATTGGGTGGTCGCGGAGCGACAAGGCGTGGTTGCGGCGCGAAACATCCTCGGGCAACGGCAGCGTTTTGAGGCGGTGCCGTTCTTCTGGAGCCGGCACTATGATACGACCATCCATTATGTGGGCCATGCAGAGCAATGGGATCGCATGGACATTGACGGTGATCCCGCTGCGCACGACTGCACGGTCACCTATTGGCGAAACACCAAGCGGCTTGCCGTCGCGACCGTTGGGCGTAGCCTGGATAGCCTGCGAGCGGAGGTCGCGTTCGAGCAGGAGGCTTCGCTATGA
- a CDS encoding DUF488 domain-containing protein, translated as MTTPSFSASHLRLKRAYEPVAPDDGVRILVDRLWPRGLSKADAALGEWAKDIAPSTELRQWFRHDPERWPEFQRRYKAELHQHAEELDRIRALAKTQTVTLVYSAHDEGHNDAIVLRDVLLEGIRRT; from the coding sequence ATGACAACACCGTCGTTTTCTGCCTCACATCTTCGGTTAAAACGGGCCTATGAGCCGGTCGCGCCCGACGACGGTGTCCGGATCCTGGTGGATCGGCTTTGGCCGCGCGGGTTGAGCAAAGCAGACGCCGCCCTCGGTGAGTGGGCAAAAGATATCGCTCCCAGCACCGAGTTGCGGCAATGGTTCCGTCACGACCCCGAGCGCTGGCCGGAATTCCAACGCCGCTACAAGGCCGAACTTCATCAGCACGCCGAAGAGTTGGATCGTATTCGCGCTCTGGCTAAGACACAGACAGTCACGCTCGTCTACAGTGCACATGACGAGGGTCACAATGACGCGATCGTCTTGAGAGACGTGCTCCTGGAAGGAATAAGGAGGACGTAA
- a CDS encoding mechanosensitive ion channel: MTISGTTITVGGLLVAALIAGATLLLANRLSDWIRRLLRARQVAVGAQYSISTIVQYTTYLLGLLTAFNALGIHLSALLAASAVLAVGVGFGLQTITQNVICGVILLVDESVRVGDYIKVGDSLGTVVDIGLRATRIVTRDEMLIIVPNSTLITTEIVNQSRPNTRLRIDVSADLAYDSDVDQVMQTLIAVACGHGEVLKDPVPEIRLNDFGTSALNVSLLCWIDQPSEQQRIRSELRIAIAKTFTGEARRTVSSPRPVYPFSS, translated from the coding sequence TTGACTATCTCAGGTACGACCATCACCGTAGGTGGGCTGCTCGTAGCGGCGCTCATCGCGGGGGCGACGCTGCTGTTGGCCAATCGCCTGTCAGACTGGATACGGCGGCTACTCAGGGCGCGTCAGGTGGCCGTCGGTGCGCAGTACTCCATTTCGACGATCGTCCAGTACACGACATACTTGCTGGGGCTGTTGACCGCGTTCAACGCGCTCGGTATTCACCTCAGTGCGCTTCTCGCCGCCTCGGCTGTCCTGGCCGTAGGCGTTGGCTTCGGCCTACAGACCATCACACAAAATGTGATCTGTGGCGTCATCCTGCTCGTTGACGAATCGGTGCGTGTGGGGGATTACATCAAAGTGGGCGACAGCTTGGGAACGGTGGTGGATATCGGATTGCGCGCAACACGAATTGTCACGCGTGACGAGATGCTGATCATCGTACCCAACAGCACGCTCATCACGACCGAGATCGTGAACCAGTCTCGGCCCAATACGCGTTTGCGAATCGACGTGAGTGCGGATCTCGCGTACGACAGCGATGTCGATCAGGTCATGCAGACGCTCATAGCTGTGGCCTGCGGCCATGGCGAAGTCCTCAAGGACCCCGTGCCTGAGATCCGCCTCAACGATTTCGGGACATCGGCGTTGAACGTGTCCTTGCTGTGCTGGATCGATCAACCAAGCGAGCAGCAGCGCATCCGCAGCGAATTGCGCATCGCGATCGCCAAAACGTTCACCGGTGAGGCGAGGAGGACCGTTTCCTCACCGAGGCCCGTATATCCGTTCAGTAGTTGA